A window from Natronorubrum aibiense encodes these proteins:
- a CDS encoding aldehyde ferredoxin oxidoreductase family protein, giving the protein MAQVTVDTPEQVTQLDTLIRVNLTDKEISLETVPQKYRDRFIAGKGLGAALLLDEVEAGVDPLSPENKMYFLFGPLTGFAPGTSRYGAVTKSPLTGTFVDSYSGGHFPTMVRYALPNVLAIAIEGRAEEPVMLRIDDGELRLEDATDLWGLDTKETAQQFEGKQTKTACIGPAGENQVKFATISSDEGTHHAGRGGVGAVMGSKNLKAIVATGNSPPKAPDIQQLKVEHTQRLGTDEEVSWARNGGTQLIVDWTQQVGALPSHNWSRGTIENVDDLNIDAFSEGHVGTDSCFGCPVACGHVVDFEESDADLEGDFPDASVDWGPEYETIGMMGANTDITNVTEVTELANLADTLGMDTISLGNVLSWLMEVTEAGLVDSDLGWGDAETAAEIIRDIAHREGIGDELAEGTARAAELLCDGHPDAREAAVQVKGLELPAYEPRASFSMALAYATADRGACHQRAFPIGSDALGGERDPHDTAGHASVVIDEQDENALTYSMVSCSFTAYNYERVCEWLNELAYDVTIEDLQAVGERAWNATRLFNVREGFGRDDDTLPDRFTRPLKQGGPADGNAISKEEFETMLDDYYEQRGWSSDGVPTTETLERLKIKSLVPA; this is encoded by the coding sequence ATGGCACAGGTAACTGTCGATACCCCCGAACAGGTAACGCAGCTGGATACACTCATTAGAGTGAATCTGACGGATAAAGAGATATCACTCGAAACCGTCCCACAAAAGTATCGTGATCGGTTCATCGCCGGAAAGGGACTTGGGGCGGCACTGCTCCTTGATGAAGTCGAGGCTGGCGTCGATCCGCTCTCTCCCGAAAACAAAATGTACTTCCTGTTTGGCCCGCTCACTGGGTTTGCACCAGGAACGTCACGATACGGTGCTGTAACGAAGTCACCGTTGACCGGTACGTTCGTCGACTCCTACTCCGGCGGCCATTTCCCGACGATGGTCAGGTACGCGCTTCCGAACGTACTCGCAATCGCGATCGAAGGGCGTGCAGAGGAACCAGTCATGCTTCGAATTGACGACGGCGAACTGCGACTCGAGGACGCCACCGATCTGTGGGGACTGGATACAAAAGAGACGGCGCAGCAGTTCGAGGGAAAGCAGACGAAGACGGCCTGTATCGGCCCTGCAGGTGAAAATCAGGTGAAGTTCGCGACGATTTCAAGCGACGAGGGAACCCACCACGCAGGTCGTGGTGGTGTCGGCGCCGTCATGGGTTCGAAAAATCTGAAGGCGATCGTCGCGACAGGGAACTCGCCGCCGAAAGCACCCGACATTCAGCAACTGAAGGTTGAGCACACCCAGCGGCTTGGGACTGACGAGGAGGTCTCCTGGGCGCGAAACGGCGGCACGCAACTGATCGTCGACTGGACCCAGCAGGTTGGCGCGCTGCCTTCACACAACTGGTCGCGCGGCACCATCGAGAACGTCGACGATCTGAACATCGACGCTTTCTCTGAGGGACACGTTGGTACCGACTCCTGTTTCGGCTGTCCCGTCGCCTGCGGCCACGTCGTCGACTTCGAGGAGAGCGACGCCGATCTCGAGGGAGACTTCCCAGACGCCAGCGTCGATTGGGGGCCAGAGTACGAGACGATCGGCATGATGGGCGCGAACACGGATATCACGAACGTCACCGAAGTGACCGAACTCGCGAACCTCGCCGACACGCTTGGGATGGACACGATCTCGCTCGGCAACGTCCTCTCGTGGCTGATGGAGGTCACTGAGGCTGGACTTGTTGACTCAGACCTGGGCTGGGGCGACGCCGAGACCGCCGCCGAGATCATCCGTGATATCGCCCACCGTGAGGGCATCGGCGACGAACTCGCAGAGGGAACCGCTCGCGCGGCAGAACTGCTCTGTGATGGCCACCCCGACGCACGAGAAGCCGCCGTGCAGGTTAAGGGACTCGAGTTACCCGCCTACGAGCCACGGGCGTCGTTCAGCATGGCGCTCGCGTACGCCACCGCGGACAGGGGAGCCTGCCACCAGCGGGCGTTCCCGATCGGGTCAGATGCACTGGGTGGTGAGCGAGACCCACACGATACGGCGGGTCACGCCTCAGTCGTCATCGACGAACAGGATGAGAACGCACTGACCTACAGCATGGTCTCATGTTCGTTCACCGCGTACAACTACGAGCGCGTCTGCGAGTGGCTCAACGAACTCGCCTATGATGTGACTATTGAGGACCTACAGGCGGTCGGCGAGCGCGCCTGGAACGCGACGCGGCTGTTCAACGTCCGCGAGGGATTCGGGCGAGACGACGATACTCTCCCCGACCGGTTCACTCGACCGCTCAAGCAGGGCGGTCCCGCAGACGGCAACGCGATCAGTAAAGAGGAGTTCGAGACGATGCTTGATGACTACTACGAGCAGCGCGGCTGGTCTTCAGATGGCGTCCCAACTACCGAGACGCTAGAGCGGTTGAAAATCAAGTCACTCGTCCCTGCTTGA